From Aspergillus fumigatus Af293 chromosome 5, whole genome shotgun sequence, a single genomic window includes:
- a CDS encoding RlpA-like double-psi beta-barrel domain-containing protein — protein MTGFDLKNPMKESVNVSVMSTDVEKPPPQLCQDASHLPFAAVPKRKPVPVGATKASSDAQAAIATKEPSAYLPTKGAWWNLNRNWQQFSRKKRVVIAAIAVAVVCLLALVIGLAVGLTRGKGHPNLPLPTSHGGPYSGDLTYYNPGLGSCGITSTDSDMICAVSHVLFDAASTGSNPNANPLCGLELRLRRGESSVDVKIVDRCVGCKAKDLDVSPAVFQKLADMDLGRVTVEWSWLEDSPVALLPS, from the exons ATGACAGGCTTCGATCTGAAGAACCCCATGAAAGAATCAGTCAACGTCTCGGTCATGTCCACAGACGTGGAGAAACCTCCCCCGCAATTGTGTCAAGATGCTTCACATCTCCCCTTTGCGGCAGTCCCAAAGCGGAAGCCCGTCCCTGTCGGCGCCACAAAGGCTTCTTCGGACGCGCAAGCAGCCATTGCGACGAAAGAACCTAGCGCATATCTCCCCACCAAAGGTGCTTGGTGGAACTTGAACAGGAATTGGCAACAATTCTCGAGAAAGAAGCGCGTGGTCATTGCTGCAATTGCAGTCGCGGTCGTCTGCCTCCTTGCGCTTGTCATCGGCCTTGCTGTGGGATTGACCAGGGGAAAAGG ACACCCAAATCTCCCTCTTCCCACCTCTCATGGTGGTCCCTATTCGGGAGATTTGACCTACTACAACCCTGGCCTCGGCTCCTGCGGCATCACCAGCACAGACTCGGACATGATCTGTGCCGTCTCGCATGTCCTGTTTGATGCTGCTTCCACGGGCTCGAATCCAAATGCGAATCCGCTGTGTGGGCTCGAATTGAGGCTTCGTCGGGGTGAATCGAGCGTTGATGTCAAGATTGTTGATCGAT GCGTTGGATGTAAAGCGAAAGACTTGGACGTTTCCCCCGCTGTGTTTCAGAAACTTGCTGATATGGATCTTGGTCGGGTCACCGTCGAATGGTCGTGGCTGGAAGACTCCCCTGTTGCTTTATTACCGTCATGA